Sequence from the Desulfovibrio sp. UIB00 genome:
CCCCAAAGTTATTTCACGTAGTGGATGCGCTCTGCATTAAACCTGTCCTGCTGCGTTTTTTGCTCCGCAGGATAGCCTATGGGGAAAATGGCAAAGGCCCTCTGCCCTGCTGCCACAGGCAGAATTTTTTCCACCTTTTCCATTCGGTCTTCGTCAGGGGCAACACCAAGCCATACGCCGCCCAGCCCCAGCGAATCCACCGCCAGCCAAAGGTTTTGCATAGCTATGGCAAGATCGATCTGCGCATATTGTGGAAAGCGGCAGCCATCCTGCCGATAGGCAGCCACAATGGCCAGGGGGGCATTTGCGGCGCACCCGGCATAAGGGCTGACCTGAGCAAGCGCGTGCAGCTTTTCTCTGGATGTCACCACATAAAAATCCCACGGTTGCTGATTGCCCGCAGAGGGTGCGGCCATGGCGGCACGCAAAATCTGCTCGACCTTGTCACTTTCAACGGCGC
This genomic interval carries:
- a CDS encoding nitroreductase family protein, with amino-acid sequence MKEIFHRVSVRKFEDRAVESDKVEQILRAAMAAPSAGNQQPWDFYVVTSREKLHALAQVSPYAGCAANAPLAIVAAYRQDGCRFPQYAQIDLAIAMQNLWLAVDSLGLGGVWLGVAPDEDRMEKVEKILPVAAGQRAFAIFPIGYPAEQKTQQDRFNAERIHYVK